In Salinarimonas sp., a genomic segment contains:
- the rnc gene encoding ribonuclease III: MDPLAPLEARVGHAFANRDLLVEALTHMSASKEGKGAHYQRLEFLGDRALGIVVASLLFETYPEANEGELSKRFSEIVRKETCAEVAQGWDVAPHIVFGHGIGRTAARANRSILGDVCEAIIGAVYVDGGHEAARRVVEAGFGDMIRATRAVPRDPKTVLQEHLQGRGEAPPRYALLDRTGPEHAPLFKVGVVIAGMETIAGEGPSKRAAEQDGARAVLVHLGLWKDADGGA; encoded by the coding sequence ATGGATCCGCTCGCACCGCTGGAGGCGCGCGTCGGCCACGCCTTCGCGAATCGCGACCTCCTCGTCGAGGCGCTCACGCACATGAGCGCCTCCAAGGAGGGCAAGGGCGCGCACTACCAGCGGCTCGAGTTCCTCGGCGACCGGGCGCTCGGCATCGTCGTCGCCTCGCTCCTGTTCGAGACCTACCCCGAGGCGAACGAGGGCGAGCTCTCGAAGCGCTTCTCCGAGATCGTGCGCAAGGAGACCTGCGCCGAGGTCGCCCAGGGCTGGGACGTCGCGCCGCACATCGTCTTCGGTCACGGCATCGGCCGCACCGCGGCGCGGGCGAACCGCTCGATCCTGGGCGACGTCTGCGAGGCCATCATCGGGGCGGTCTACGTCGACGGCGGCCACGAGGCGGCGCGGCGCGTGGTGGAGGCCGGCTTCGGCGACATGATCCGCGCGACGCGCGCCGTCCCGCGCGACCCCAAGACCGTGCTGCAGGAACATCTCCAGGGCCGCGGGGAGGCGCCGCCGCGCTACGCGCTCCTCGACCGGACGGGGCCCGAGCACGCGCCGCTGTTCAAGGTCGGCGTCGTGATCGCGGGAATGGAGACGATCGCGGGGGAGGGGCCGAGCAAGCGCGCGGCCGAACAGGACGGCGCGCGGGCCGTTCTGGTGCATCTGGGCTTGTGGAAGGACGCCGATGGCGGAGCATGA
- a CDS encoding DUF4411 family protein gives MKYLLDANVFIEASNRYYAFDICPGFWAWMDIVTGADAASVALVRDEIASGADLLAEWVKDRAAEPWFLPVDDTATQVAFQAVAAHVASGPYTPQAQARFLSGADPWLVAKAMIAGCTIVTHEVAAPGAKKRVPLPNVCAHFGVATLNTFDAMRALKASLALAA, from the coding sequence ATGAAGTACCTCCTCGACGCCAACGTCTTCATCGAGGCGAGCAATCGGTACTATGCCTTCGACATCTGTCCCGGCTTCTGGGCGTGGATGGACATCGTCACCGGAGCCGACGCGGCGAGCGTCGCTCTCGTCCGTGACGAGATAGCGAGCGGCGCGGACCTGCTCGCGGAATGGGTGAAGGACCGCGCGGCGGAGCCTTGGTTTCTCCCCGTGGACGATACCGCGACTCAGGTCGCCTTCCAGGCGGTCGCCGCACACGTCGCATCCGGTCCGTACACGCCGCAGGCGCAGGCCCGTTTCCTGTCCGGTGCGGACCCTTGGCTGGTCGCCAAGGCGATGATCGCCGGCTGCACGATCGTCACTCACGAGGTCGCGGCGCCCGGCGCGAAGAAGCGCGTTCCGCTCCCGAACGTCTGCGCGCACTTCGGGGTCGCCACGCTGAACACGTTCGACGCCATGCGCGCGCTGAAGGCCTCGCTGGCGCTCGCGGCCTGA
- the rpsR gene encoding 30S ribosomal protein S18 gives MAGGASGGRRPFFRRRKTCPFSGANAPKIDYKDVKLLSRYISERGKIVPSRITAVSAKKQRELAQAIKRARILGLLPFVIQ, from the coding sequence ATGGCCGGTGGTGCTTCCGGGGGCCGTCGCCCCTTCTTCCGTCGTCGCAAGACGTGCCCGTTCTCGGGCGCCAATGCGCCGAAGATCGACTACAAGGACGTCAAGCTGCTCTCGCGCTACATTTCCGAGCGCGGCAAGATCGTGCCTTCCCGCATTACGGCGGTGTCGGCCAAGAAGCAGCGCGAGCTCGCCCAGGCGATCAAGCGCGCGCGCATCCTGGGCCTTCTGCCCTTCGTGATCCAGTAA
- the era gene encoding GTPase Era gives MAEHEDETPAGAGEETGEVGAGPTTAGFVALIGAPNAGKSTLLNQLVGTKVSIVSRKVQTTRALVRGIAIQGRAQIVFVDTPGIFKPKRRLDRAMVTSAWGGAADADAVCLLVDARKGIDDEVEAIVAKLAEVRRPKILVLNKIDVIERTKLLALAAALNEKASFDHTFMISALKGDGVERLMETLAGMMPEGPWLYPEDQISDAPLRMLAAEITREKIYERLHEELPYESHVETESWEARPDGSARVEQTIYVARESQRKIVLGEGGRTIKAIGQSARKDIAEAAEHPVHLFLFVKVRERWVDDPERYRAMGLEFPKG, from the coding sequence ATGGCGGAGCATGAGGACGAGACCCCCGCAGGTGCGGGCGAGGAGACGGGCGAGGTGGGCGCGGGGCCGACGACGGCGGGCTTCGTCGCGCTGATCGGCGCGCCCAACGCCGGCAAGTCGACGCTGCTCAACCAGCTCGTCGGCACCAAGGTGTCGATCGTCTCGCGCAAGGTGCAGACGACGCGTGCGCTGGTGCGCGGCATCGCCATCCAGGGCCGCGCGCAGATCGTCTTCGTCGACACGCCGGGCATCTTCAAGCCCAAGCGCCGGCTCGACCGGGCGATGGTCACCTCGGCCTGGGGCGGCGCCGCGGACGCGGACGCCGTGTGCCTGCTCGTCGACGCGCGCAAGGGCATCGACGACGAGGTCGAGGCCATCGTCGCGAAGCTCGCCGAGGTGCGCCGGCCGAAGATCCTCGTCCTCAACAAGATCGACGTGATCGAGCGCACGAAGCTGCTCGCCCTCGCCGCCGCGCTCAACGAGAAGGCCTCCTTCGACCACACCTTCATGATCTCGGCGCTCAAGGGCGACGGCGTCGAGCGGCTGATGGAGACGCTGGCCGGCATGATGCCGGAGGGCCCCTGGCTCTACCCGGAGGACCAGATCTCGGACGCGCCGCTGCGCATGCTCGCCGCCGAGATCACCCGCGAGAAGATCTACGAGCGCCTCCACGAGGAGCTGCCCTACGAGAGCCACGTCGAGACCGAGAGCTGGGAGGCGCGCCCGGACGGCTCGGCTCGCGTCGAGCAGACGATCTACGTGGCCCGCGAGAGCCAGCGCAAGATCGTGCTCGGCGAGGGCGGGCGCACCATCAAGGCCATCGGCCAGTCGGCGCGCAAGGACATCGCCGAGGCCGCCGAGCACCCGGTCCACCTCTTCCTGTTCGTGAAGGTGCGCGAGCGCTGGGTCGACGATCCGGAGCGCTACCGGGCGATGGGGCTCGAGTTTCCGAAGGGGTGA
- a CDS encoding PaaI family thioesterase yields the protein MSERSAMREDARLPVMTREEVEAFLEREFPEIYLDGRIWHVEAVGPMTARMRLDFHPRHIRPGGTLSGPSMMTLADLALYVAVLANVGPVALAVTTSLTFNFLRKPPQSALVADTRLLKLGRRLAVGEVTIHSDTRPEPVCHATGTYALP from the coding sequence ATGAGCGAGCGATCGGCAATGCGCGAGGACGCACGGCTGCCCGTGATGACCCGCGAGGAGGTCGAGGCGTTCCTCGAGCGGGAGTTTCCCGAGATCTATCTCGACGGCAGGATCTGGCACGTCGAGGCCGTCGGTCCGATGACGGCGCGCATGCGGCTCGACTTCCACCCGCGCCACATCCGCCCGGGCGGCACCCTGTCGGGGCCCTCGATGATGACGCTCGCCGACCTCGCGCTCTACGTGGCGGTGCTCGCGAATGTCGGCCCGGTCGCGCTGGCGGTGACGACGAGCCTCACCTTCAACTTCCTGCGCAAGCCGCCCCAGTCGGCGCTCGTCGCCGACACGCGGCTCCTCAAGCTCGGGCGCCGGCTCGCCGTGGGCGAGGTGACGATCCACTCCGACACGCGGCCCGAGCCCGTCTGCCACGCCACGGGGACCTACGCGCTGCCGTGA
- the rpsF gene encoding 30S ribosomal protein S6, whose amino-acid sequence MALYEHVFLARPDVTSQQVESMVETFKGIIEGNGGKVEKVESWGLKTLAYRIKKSRKAHFTLLNIDAPHPALAEMERQMRLSEDVLRFMTIKVEALDPEPSAMMQKRDRDDRREDRRGGERGDRGDRGDRGDRGDRGDRGERRRRDEDQSEEG is encoded by the coding sequence ATGGCGTTGTACGAGCACGTCTTCCTGGCGCGTCCCGACGTGACGAGCCAGCAGGTCGAATCGATGGTCGAGACCTTCAAGGGGATCATCGAAGGCAATGGCGGCAAGGTCGAGAAGGTCGAGTCCTGGGGGCTCAAGACGCTCGCCTACCGCATCAAGAAGAGCCGCAAGGCCCACTTCACCCTCCTCAACATCGACGCCCCGCACCCGGCGCTGGCGGAGATGGAGCGTCAGATGCGCCTCTCCGAGGACGTCCTGCGCTTCATGACCATCAAGGTCGAGGCGCTCGATCCCGAGCCCTCCGCCATGATGCAGAAGCGCGATCGCGACGACCGTCGCGAGGACCGCCGCGGCGGCGAGCGCGGGGACCGTGGCGATCGCGGGGACCGCGGCGACCGCGGTGATCGTGGCGATCGCGGCGAGCGCCGTCGTCGCGACGAAGACCAGAGCGAGGAGGGCTGA
- the rplI gene encoding 50S ribosomal protein L9, whose protein sequence is MEVILLERVPKLGQMGQTVRVRDGYARNYLLPLGKALRATNANKERFENQRAQLEARNLERRKEAEEVHAKLDGQTFVLIRSAGESGVLYGSVSTRDLAEIVTEAGFSVERQQIQLSQPIKTLGLHKVAILLHPEVESTVTVNVARSADEAERQARGEDVFTREELDLDELGLEVGAALEEFERPERGAGAEEEQQTGEEA, encoded by the coding sequence ATGGAAGTCATCCTGCTCGAGCGCGTTCCCAAGCTCGGCCAGATGGGCCAGACCGTGCGCGTGCGCGACGGCTACGCCCGCAACTACCTGCTCCCGCTCGGCAAGGCGCTGCGCGCCACCAACGCCAACAAGGAGCGCTTCGAGAACCAGCGCGCCCAGCTCGAGGCCCGCAACCTCGAGCGCCGCAAGGAAGCCGAGGAGGTCCACGCCAAGCTCGACGGGCAGACCTTCGTGCTGATCCGCTCGGCCGGCGAGTCGGGCGTGCTCTACGGCTCGGTCTCGACCCGCGACCTCGCCGAGATCGTGACGGAGGCCGGCTTCTCGGTCGAGCGCCAGCAGATCCAGCTGTCGCAGCCGATCAAGACGCTCGGCCTGCACAAGGTCGCGATCCTCCTCCATCCCGAGGTCGAGTCGACCGTCACCGTCAACGTCGCCCGCTCGGCCGACGAGGCGGAGCGCCAGGCGCGCGGCGAGGACGTCTTCACCCGCGAGGAGCTCGACCTCGACGAGCTCGGCCTCGAGGTCGGCGCGGCGCTGGAGGAGTTCGAGCGTCCCGAGCGCGGCGCCGGCGCCGAGGAAGAGCAGCAGACCGGCGAGGAGGCGTGA
- a CDS encoding DUF2232 domain-containing protein — protein MTNFIAIGIGAGLVSALLTAVVTQGSTIAFVLYLLSPIPILVAALGWDHRAGLVGALVGGVALAVAVDPVAGLGFAFASALPAWWLAYLSLLGRQTPDGKMEWYPLGRLLAWIAGVASLTFLAAIALPHFDYATYRETALQVAELAIRAQTGTPATAPIPNIGDVPAQQAIEQFTVLLPVVAAAGFVLVYVVYLWLGARIVAISGRLARPWPFIPATTMPREAALVLAAALVVAVLTSGFVGAFATALSAALFMAFGLSGLAFVHDVSRGRSGRFLLLFGTYTLLLLSQFLVFVALSIIGIADTAFGLRGRFFANRPPTITRKPPEE, from the coding sequence GTGACGAACTTCATAGCGATCGGCATCGGCGCGGGCCTCGTCTCCGCCCTCCTGACTGCGGTGGTCACGCAGGGGAGCACGATCGCGTTCGTCCTCTACCTGCTCTCCCCGATCCCGATCCTCGTCGCAGCCCTCGGCTGGGACCATCGCGCCGGCCTCGTCGGCGCGCTCGTCGGCGGCGTGGCGCTCGCCGTCGCCGTCGATCCGGTGGCGGGCCTCGGCTTCGCCTTCGCCAGCGCGCTGCCCGCCTGGTGGCTCGCCTACCTGTCGCTGCTGGGCCGGCAGACGCCGGACGGCAAGATGGAATGGTACCCGCTCGGGCGCCTCCTCGCCTGGATCGCCGGCGTCGCCTCCCTCACCTTCCTCGCCGCGATCGCTCTGCCGCATTTCGACTACGCGACCTATCGCGAGACGGCGCTGCAGGTGGCCGAGCTCGCCATCCGCGCGCAGACCGGAACGCCGGCGACGGCCCCGATCCCGAACATCGGCGACGTGCCGGCCCAGCAGGCGATCGAGCAGTTCACCGTGCTCCTGCCGGTGGTCGCCGCGGCGGGCTTCGTCCTCGTCTACGTCGTCTATCTCTGGCTCGGCGCGCGCATCGTGGCGATCTCCGGCCGGCTGGCGCGGCCCTGGCCGTTCATCCCGGCGACGACGATGCCGCGCGAGGCCGCGCTGGTGCTCGCGGCGGCGCTCGTCGTCGCGGTGTTGACCTCGGGTTTCGTCGGCGCCTTCGCCACGGCGCTCTCGGCGGCCCTGTTCATGGCCTTCGGCCTCTCGGGCCTCGCCTTCGTGCACGACGTGAGCCGCGGCCGCTCCGGGCGCTTCCTGCTCCTGTTCGGCACCTACACGCTGCTGCTGCTCAGCCAGTTCCTCGTCTTCGTCGCCCTGTCGATCATCGGCATCGCCGACACCGCCTTCGGCCTGCGCGGCCGATTCTTCGCCAACCGTCCTCCGACGATCACCAGAAAACCTCCCGAGGAGTGA
- the lepB gene encoding signal peptidase I has protein sequence MKGSAVKAKQKSEGGILETVKVIVQALLIALVVRTLLFQPFNIPSGSLVPTLLVGDYLFVSKYSYGYSRYSIPFGPPVMDGRVWGSEPQRGDIAVFKLPADNATDYIKRVVGLPGDRVQMIDGRLYINGEMVVREEAEPFVTTDPFGRTVSVPRFLETLPDGTQHHIIERDGDRGFWDNTEVYTVPEGHYFMMGDNRDNSTDSRDLSSVGYVPYENFVGRAEIIFFSIDEDASAWRLWEWPWTVRWERILDQIR, from the coding sequence ATGAAGGGCAGTGCGGTGAAGGCGAAGCAGAAGAGCGAGGGCGGCATCCTCGAGACCGTCAAGGTCATCGTCCAGGCGCTGCTCATCGCGCTCGTGGTGCGCACGCTGCTGTTCCAGCCCTTCAACATTCCCTCGGGCTCGCTCGTGCCGACGCTGCTCGTCGGCGACTACCTGTTCGTCTCGAAATACAGCTACGGCTATTCGCGCTATTCGATCCCCTTCGGCCCGCCGGTGATGGACGGGCGCGTCTGGGGCTCCGAGCCGCAGCGCGGCGACATCGCCGTGTTCAAGCTGCCGGCGGACAACGCCACCGACTACATCAAGCGCGTCGTCGGCCTGCCGGGCGACCGGGTGCAGATGATCGACGGGCGTCTCTACATCAACGGCGAGATGGTCGTGCGCGAGGAGGCCGAGCCCTTCGTCACGACGGACCCGTTCGGCCGCACCGTCTCGGTGCCGCGCTTCCTGGAGACGCTGCCCGACGGCACGCAGCACCACATCATCGAGCGCGACGGCGATCGCGGCTTCTGGGACAACACCGAGGTCTACACGGTGCCCGAGGGCCATTACTTCATGATGGGCGACAACCGCGACAACTCGACCGATTCGCGGGACCTCTCGTCGGTGGGCTACGTGCCCTACGAGAACTTCGTCGGCCGCGCCGAGATCATCTTCTTCTCCATCGACGAGGACGCCTCCGCCTGGCGCCTGTGGGAGTGGCCCTGGACGGTGCGCTGGGAGCGCATCCTCGACCAGATCCGCTGA
- a CDS encoding enoyl-CoA hydratase, which produces MNAHTGIDAPPLTRADADGVAVLTLDNPRARNALSDRTIALLHETLDAIAADASVRCVVLAAEGPAFCAGHDLKEMTARRADADRGRAYFEDLMGRCSAMMQAIVALPQPVIAAVEGVATAAGCQLVATCDLAVAGENARFATPGVQIGLFCSTPMVALSRNLSRKHAMEMLLTGEAVPAAEAHRMGLVNRVVPAGAARDEALALARSVAARSSLTIKTGKRAFYAQAEMGLAEAYDYAARVMAENMMARDAEEGIGAFIEKRAPTWEDR; this is translated from the coding sequence ATGAACGCCCATACCGGCATCGACGCCCCGCCGTTGACCCGCGCCGACGCGGACGGGGTCGCCGTTCTCACCCTCGACAATCCGCGCGCCCGCAACGCGCTGTCCGACCGCACCATCGCCCTCCTGCACGAGACGCTGGACGCCATCGCCGCCGACGCCTCGGTGCGCTGCGTGGTGCTCGCGGCGGAGGGACCCGCCTTCTGCGCCGGGCACGACCTCAAGGAGATGACCGCGCGCCGCGCCGACGCGGACCGGGGCCGGGCCTATTTCGAGGACCTGATGGGGCGCTGCTCGGCGATGATGCAGGCGATCGTCGCCCTGCCCCAGCCGGTGATCGCCGCCGTCGAGGGCGTCGCCACCGCCGCCGGCTGCCAGCTCGTCGCCACCTGCGACCTCGCGGTGGCGGGCGAGAACGCGCGCTTCGCGACGCCGGGCGTGCAGATCGGGCTGTTCTGCTCGACGCCGATGGTGGCGCTCTCGCGCAACCTGTCGCGCAAGCACGCCATGGAGATGCTGCTCACGGGCGAGGCGGTCCCGGCTGCCGAGGCGCATCGAATGGGCCTCGTCAACCGCGTCGTCCCGGCGGGCGCCGCCAGGGACGAGGCGCTCGCGCTCGCCCGCTCCGTCGCCGCCCGCTCGAGCCTGACGATCAAGACCGGCAAGCGCGCCTTCTACGCGCAGGCCGAGATGGGCCTCGCCGAGGCCTACGACTACGCGGCCCGCGTGATGGCCGAGAACATGATGGCGCGCGACGCCGAGGAAGGCATCGGCGCCTTCATCGAGAAGCGCGCGCCCACCTGGGAAGACCGATGA
- a CDS encoding XRE family transcriptional regulator, whose protein sequence is MPAALINGTMLRWARERAGVSIEAVAERLSKSPDDLAAWERGDAKPTFRQAQALASALHVPFGFLFLTEPPAEPRLPDFRRLSGERDTPRFDANTLDLIRDVLFKHDWYKQILIEEGDEPLGFVGRFGTSDAPSAVADDMRSVLGLMPDHARRTKGQQEWLRDAVGAAETARIWVMKSGVVGNSTRRTLAVAAFRGFAIADPIAPLVFVNGNDATAAQIFTFAHELAHIWLGSTGISDVVSGLTRPRGDVESFCNQVAAEFLLPSRIVVGEWSDRRSASANVDALATSWKVSRIVAAKKALDLDLIERAAFESIYEQERARWAALPKNGVGGGNFHATLPVRFGRRFTEEVVRRAMSGDTLLRDAGALLNTKPRTIVEHFRRASPR, encoded by the coding sequence ATGCCAGCAGCGCTGATCAACGGCACCATGCTTCGGTGGGCTCGGGAGCGTGCGGGCGTGAGCATCGAAGCGGTGGCGGAACGGCTGAGCAAGAGCCCGGACGACCTGGCGGCGTGGGAGCGCGGGGACGCGAAGCCCACCTTTCGCCAGGCGCAGGCGCTCGCATCGGCTCTGCACGTTCCATTCGGTTTCCTGTTTCTCACGGAGCCGCCCGCGGAGCCTCGCCTGCCCGATTTCCGCCGGCTCTCGGGAGAGCGCGACACCCCGCGCTTCGACGCCAATACGCTCGACCTCATCCGGGACGTTCTGTTCAAGCACGACTGGTACAAGCAGATCCTGATCGAGGAGGGAGACGAACCGCTCGGCTTCGTCGGGCGCTTCGGCACGTCCGACGCTCCCTCCGCCGTCGCTGACGACATGCGCTCGGTGCTGGGCCTGATGCCGGACCATGCGAGGCGGACCAAGGGGCAGCAGGAATGGCTGCGCGACGCCGTCGGCGCAGCGGAGACCGCGCGCATCTGGGTAATGAAGAGCGGCGTCGTCGGCAACAGCACGCGACGAACGCTCGCCGTCGCTGCATTCCGGGGGTTCGCGATCGCCGATCCGATCGCGCCGCTCGTCTTCGTCAACGGAAACGATGCGACGGCGGCGCAGATCTTCACCTTCGCGCACGAGCTCGCCCATATCTGGCTCGGCAGCACGGGCATCTCCGACGTCGTTTCCGGGCTGACCCGGCCCCGCGGCGACGTCGAGAGCTTCTGCAACCAGGTCGCCGCCGAGTTTCTCCTGCCGTCGCGGATCGTCGTCGGCGAATGGTCGGACAGGCGATCCGCCTCGGCCAACGTCGACGCGCTCGCGACATCCTGGAAGGTGAGCAGGATCGTCGCCGCCAAGAAGGCGCTCGATCTCGACCTGATCGAGCGCGCGGCGTTCGAGAGCATCTACGAGCAAGAGCGGGCACGTTGGGCCGCGCTGCCCAAGAACGGCGTCGGCGGCGGGAATTTTCACGCGACCTTGCCCGTGCGGTTCGGGCGGCGTTTCACCGAAGAGGTGGTTCGGCGCGCGATGAGCGGCGACACGCTGCTGCGGGACGCGGGCGCGCTCCTCAACACGAAGCCCAGGACCATCGTGGAGCATTTCCGGAGGGCTTCGCCTCGATGA
- a CDS encoding CoA-binding protein, translating to MSHDSYPDATIRAILTSTKSIALVGASNNPARPSWIVMKYLLGRGFEVIPINPGQAGGEILGQQVYASLEDLDRPVDMVEIFRNSEAAGPIVDEALALEPKPKTIWMQLSVRNDEAAARAEAAGVQVVMNRCPKIEFGRLSGEISWQGVNSRVLSAKKPTRAAGGVQKLTIGPGR from the coding sequence ATGAGCCACGACAGCTATCCCGACGCGACGATCCGCGCCATCCTCACCAGCACGAAGTCCATCGCCCTCGTGGGCGCCTCGAACAACCCGGCGCGCCCGAGCTGGATCGTCATGAAGTATCTCCTCGGGCGCGGCTTCGAGGTGATCCCGATCAACCCCGGCCAGGCCGGCGGCGAGATCCTGGGCCAGCAGGTCTACGCCTCGCTCGAGGACCTCGATCGCCCGGTCGACATGGTCGAGATCTTCCGCAATTCGGAGGCCGCCGGCCCGATCGTCGACGAGGCGCTGGCGCTGGAGCCCAAGCCGAAGACGATCTGGATGCAGCTCTCGGTGCGCAACGACGAGGCCGCGGCCCGAGCCGAGGCCGCGGGCGTGCAGGTGGTGATGAACCGCTGCCCGAAGATCGAGTTCGGCCGGCTCTCCGGCGAGATCTCGTGGCAGGGCGTCAACTCGCGCGTCCTCTCCGCCAAGAAGCCCACCCGCGCCGCGGGAGGCGTCCAGAAGCTGACGATCGGGCCGGGGCGCTAG
- the acpS gene encoding holo-ACP synthase has protein sequence MIIGIGSDLCDIRRIEKTLARFGERFTHRVYTEGERRRSERRAARAPSYARRFAAKEACAKALGTGLRRGVFWRDMEVVNLPSGQPTMRLTNGAAARLAAITPPGHEAIVHVSLTDDPPPAQAFVTIEARPIAARWAFSARSVTIAARSPFR, from the coding sequence ATGATCATCGGCATCGGCTCCGACCTGTGCGACATCCGCCGCATCGAGAAGACCCTCGCGCGCTTCGGCGAGCGCTTCACGCACCGTGTCTACACCGAGGGCGAGCGGCGGCGCTCGGAACGGCGGGCGGCGCGGGCGCCGTCCTATGCGCGGCGCTTCGCGGCGAAGGAGGCCTGCGCCAAGGCGCTCGGTACGGGGCTCCGGCGCGGCGTGTTCTGGCGCGACATGGAGGTGGTGAACCTCCCCTCCGGCCAGCCCACCATGCGGCTGACGAACGGCGCCGCCGCCCGGCTCGCGGCGATCACGCCGCCGGGGCACGAGGCGATCGTGCATGTCAGCCTCACCGACGACCCGCCGCCGGCGCAGGCCTTCGTCACCATCGAGGCGCGCCCCATCGCCGCGCGCTGGGCGTTCTCGGCGCGCTCCGTCACGATTGCGGCGCGTTCGCCTTTCAGATAG
- the recO gene encoding DNA repair protein RecO — MEWSDDGIVLGARSHGESGAILELLTKAHGRHLGYLHGGRSKRLAAVIQPGNTVAASWRARIDEQMGTYTVEPLVARSGALMGSRLALYGLGTMAALLRALPERDPHPALYAAAEALVSHLDDPEIAPRLFVAFELALLAELGFGLDLARCAATGAQEGLVYVSPKTGRAVSREAGAPYAERLLPLPAFLSSRETDADPPPRELAQGFALTGHFLERYVFAPRDLALPPERARFVALLARED, encoded by the coding sequence ATGGAATGGAGCGACGACGGCATCGTTCTCGGCGCCCGCTCCCATGGCGAGAGCGGCGCGATCCTCGAGCTGCTGACCAAGGCGCACGGCCGCCATCTCGGCTATCTCCACGGCGGGCGCTCGAAGCGGCTCGCGGCCGTGATCCAGCCGGGCAACACCGTCGCGGCGAGCTGGCGCGCGCGGATCGACGAGCAGATGGGGACCTACACGGTCGAGCCGCTGGTCGCGCGCTCCGGCGCGCTGATGGGCTCGCGCCTCGCGCTCTACGGCCTGGGCACGATGGCGGCGCTGCTGCGGGCGCTGCCGGAGCGCGACCCGCATCCGGCGCTCTACGCGGCCGCGGAGGCGCTCGTGTCTCATCTCGACGACCCGGAGATCGCGCCGCGCCTGTTCGTCGCCTTCGAGCTCGCGCTCCTCGCGGAGCTCGGCTTCGGCCTCGATCTCGCCCGCTGCGCGGCGACCGGCGCGCAGGAGGGGCTCGTCTACGTCTCGCCGAAGACCGGGCGCGCCGTCTCGCGCGAGGCGGGGGCGCCCTATGCGGAGCGGCTCCTGCCGCTGCCGGCCTTCCTGTCGAGCCGGGAGACGGACGCGGACCCGCCGCCGCGGGAGCTCGCACAGGGCTTCGCCCTGACCGGCCATTTCCTGGAACGCTACGTCTTCGCGCCGCGCGACCTCGCCCTCCCGCCCGAGCGCGCCCGCTTCGTCGCGCTTCTCGCCCGGGAGGACTGA
- a CDS encoding antibiotic biosynthesis monooxygenase, which translates to MQVIIFEVWPNEGKRADYMAMAAELRGLLETIPGFVSVERFESLTEPGKLLSLSFWEDEDAIAAWRETRAHRVAQALGRAEMFADYRLRVAAVSRDYGMTDRAQAPQDSRAAHG; encoded by the coding sequence ATGCAGGTGATCATCTTCGAGGTCTGGCCGAACGAGGGGAAGCGCGCCGACTACATGGCCATGGCCGCCGAGCTGCGGGGCCTGCTCGAGACCATCCCCGGCTTCGTCTCGGTCGAGCGCTTCGAGAGCCTGACCGAGCCCGGCAAGCTGCTCTCGCTCTCGTTCTGGGAGGACGAGGACGCCATCGCGGCCTGGCGCGAGACCCGCGCCCACCGCGTCGCCCAGGCGCTCGGTCGCGCCGAGATGTTCGCCGACTATCGGCTGCGCGTCGCGGCGGTGTCGCGCGATTACGGCATGACCGATCGCGCCCAGGCGCCGCAGGACAGCCGCGCCGCGCACGGGTGA